A single genomic interval of Lathyrus oleraceus cultivar Zhongwan6 chromosome 7, CAAS_Psat_ZW6_1.0, whole genome shotgun sequence harbors:
- the LOC127102582 gene encoding uncharacterized protein LOC127102582, with protein sequence MAAHNVQFQEETRNNQKNTTTSIKNLEVQMGQIAQQLASSSEAQDALPSAIVTTPRKHNNVSAVITQSGKSNEVFEEVDEEEDQLIEVNLEIKENEVVREEVVAPKVVVKETVIEPKPVIKLPFPTRNKKKGQHEKNFEKFLKLFKKLEINILLLEALEQMPRCAKFMKDIISKRRTTDTNPIILTETCSAILQGMKIPIKKKDRGAVTIPCTIEDRSFNKALIDLGASVSLMLLSIYKKLGIGVAQDTRMTLQFADHSVKKPYGIVEDVLVKIDKFIFPVDLVILEMSEDEEISLILGRPFLETNGAG encoded by the coding sequence ATGGCAGCCCATAATGTtcaatttcaagaagaaacccggaacaatcagaaaaacaccacgACATCTATAAAGAATCttgaagtccaaatgggtcaAATCGCTCAGCAACTAGCTTCGAGTTCTGAAGCACAAGATGCTCTACCTAGTGCAATTGTGACAACTCCTAGAAAGCATAATAATGTGAGCGCGGTAATAACACAAAGTGGTAAATCAAATGAAGTTTTCGAGGAAgtggatgaagaggaagaccAATTGATCGAAGTTAACCttgagatcaaagaaaatgaagttgttaGGGAAGAAGTGGTAGCACCGAAAGTGGTTGTGAAAGAAACAGTCATCGAGCCCAAGCCGGTTATTAAGCTTCCCTTCCCCACTAGAAACAAGAAAAAAGGacaacatgagaaaaactttgaaaaattcttaAAGTTGTTCAAGAAGCTGGAGATTAACATTCTGTTGTTGGaggcacttgaacaaatgcctaggtgtgccaagttcatgaaggatatcATTTCAAAGAGGCGTACCACCGACACTAACCCGATTATTCTaaccgaaacttgtagtgctattttgcagggtatgaagattccaaTTAAGAAGAAGGATCGAGGAGCTGTCACTATCCCATGTACTATTGAAGATAGGTCGTTCAACAAAGCTCTTATTGATTtgggagctagtgtgagtctcaTGCTGTTATCTATTTACAAGAAGCTCGGTATAGGGGTTGCGCAAGATACCAGGATGACACTCCAATTTGCCGATCATTCGGTCAAGAAACCGTATGGCATTGTCGAAGATGTTCTGGTGAAAATTGATAAGTTTATATTTCCGGTGGATTTAGTAATTCTTGAAATGTCGGAAGATGAAGAGATCTCTCTCATTCTGGGGAGACCCTTTTTGGAGACGAACGGTGCTGGATAA